TGGCCGCCGTGATCCGGAACGCCATGGTCCGGAACGCCGTGGTCCCGCCCGTCTTGGCCCGGCACGCCCTGGCCCGGTACGCCGTGCATCGGCGTTCCGTGCGCGGGAGTTCCGTGGTTTTGGGTCCCGTGGTCCGGGGTCCCGTACGGCGGTGTCCCGTGAACCGACGTCCCCTGGGCGGGCGTTCCCTGGGCCGGGATTCCGGGCGCGGGGGTTCCGTACACGGGCGTTCCGTGCAGCTGGGTCCCGTGCGCCGGTGTCCCGTGCGCCTGGCCCGTGTGTCCGAGGCCGTGTCCCTGGTCAGGCCGGTGTCCCTGGTCGGGTCCGTGGCCGTTCCCGTGTTCGTGCCCGTTGCCCGGCACCCCCGGGTCCTGTCCCCACGGCTGTCCCTGGGGTCCCAGCGGTCCCGCGGGGCCCGAGAGTCCCGTCGGGTCGTGCGGTCCCAGCGGTCCCGCGGGCTCCGGCCGCTCCGTCGCCCAGGGTGCGGACGCGCCGCCCGGGAGGGTCGCCGGAGGGGTGCCGCCGCCCCACTGCTGGACCAGCGACGACGTCGTGAACTCGCCCGACTCGTCCGGCAGGTCGCCGCCCGCGAGCGGGATCGACCACTGTCCCGAGCCGTCCTGGTGCACGGCGCCCGGGTCCTGCGTCTCGGGCACCTGGTGGCCGTCGTAGGTCCACTGCTGGGCGGCGCCCGGCCGGTAGGTGAAACGGTCGTCGCCGCCTTCGTGGGGCGTCTGGTTCGGGTCGGGCCACTGGCCGCCCTCGGGCGTTCCCCACTCGCCCTGCGCCTGGTCGGGCGTGGCGGTGATGCGCGGCGGCACGTATCCGTGGCCCGGCGCGGCGAGCGGACTGTCGGCGGACGCCAGGAGCGCGTCGATGCCGCCCTCGGGGAGTTTCACGAAGGCGGTGGCGCCGTCGTCGTAGTCGCCCTGCGGCAGCGGGTCCCAACGGCCGCCGCTGCGGGGCGCGCCCTCTCCGTGCTGGTCGTCGGTCACGACAGCGCCCTCCCCAGTGCTCGTCGGGCCAGTGCGGCGACGGTCCGCCGCAGGTGCAGTACGGCCGGCGGGAGCTGCGGTACGGAGCCGTCGGGCTCGGGGGCCGGGTCGGGGATGCAGGCGGCGGCGACGTACTCGCCGAACGCGCTGAGCGCCTCCGGCACGATCGTGCGGCCGTTGTCCCAGTCGATGAGGCGGGCGACCCAGTGCTCGGCGTCCAGCGGCCGCAGCGGCATCGGGGCGATGGCGCCGACGGCGCACCGCACTCCGCGCCGCGCGGGGTCGAGGACGAGGGCGACGGAGGCGGCGGCGCGGCCCGGCCCGGTCCTGCCGGTGGCCTTGAGGAAGACCTGCGGGGCGTGCAGCAGCGGTACCCGCACGAAGCCGATGAGTTCGCCGCCGCGCAGCATGTCGACGCCGGCCAGCAGGTGCGAGACGGGGATCTCGCGGCGGGCGCCGTCCCGTCCCGCGATGATCAGTGTGGCCTCCAGGGCGGCGAGCACCGGCAGCGCGTCCCCGGTGGGGGCGGCGGAGGCGATGTTGCCGCCCAGGGTGCCCGCGTTGCGGATCTGGGGCGGTCCCGCGGCGCGGGCTGCGGCGGCGAGCGCGGGGATGAGCGCGGCGAAGTCGGGGCGGCCCATGCGCGCGTGCGTGAGGCCGGCGCCGAGGAGCGCGTGGCCGTCCTGGTACTGCCAGCCGCGGATCTCGCTGATCCGGCCGAGGCCGACCAGCGCGGCGGGCCTGAGCTGCCCGGAGTTGACGGCGGCCATCAGGTCGGTGCCGCCCGCGACGGGCACGGCGGCCGGCACGGCGGCGAGCGCCGCCACGGCCTCGTCCAGTGTCGTGGGCAGCGTGACGGCCTGCGCCGCCTGCGGTGCGTGCGTGGTCAAACCGGCTACCCCTTCCGCTGCCCCACCTGGTCCCACCTGTGCTGCCGTACGGTACGTGCTGACAGGGCGGACGTGGCAACTCTGGCACATCTTCGCAGGGCACGAGGACAGGGGTCCGCTAGGCGGCATTCGCCCGCCTCACCAGGGAGATGGTCCGGTTTCGCACGGCATCACCGAGGAGAGCGAATTGCCACTCTTCGGTGATGCTTGCGGGTGTTTATCCCCCTGGTGCGGGGAATTCCGCTACCGGTTGGGCGGAGTTCCGTCGATCGGGCGGCCCAGCACTCCGGGGCGCCGCTGCCACGGGGTGGGTCCGGTGGGCGGCCGGTATCCGACCCCAAGGGCGTCAAGTCGCCGGTAGTGGGCGGCCATCCGCCCCTCGAAGCCGGCGAAGTCACGGTCGGCCGGTTCCGGCAGGGTGCTCCAGGCCACTTCGGCGAAGGCGGCCAGCCTCGGGAACGCCTGGTAGTCCACGCGCGCGGGGTTCTCCATCACCTCGGTCCACAGGTTGGCCTGGGTGCCGAGGACGTGCCGGGCCTCCTCGGGGGTCAACTGCGGGGGAACCGGCTCGAAACGGTAGACGTCCTCCAGGGTGCGCACGTAGCCGATGGGCACCGGCTCGTCGGCGCCCGCGTCCTGCCGGTGGTCCAGGTAGACGTGCTGTTCCGGGCACATGACGACGTCGTGTCCCGCGCGGGCGGCGGCGATGCCGCCCGCGTAGCCGCGCCAGGAGGAGACGGCGGCGCCGGGCGCGAGGCCGCCCTCCAGGATCTCGTCCCAGCCGATGAGCCGGCGTC
The sequence above is a segment of the Streptomyces griseoviridis genome. Coding sequences within it:
- a CDS encoding FAD binding domain-containing protein, producing the protein MTTHAPQAAQAVTLPTTLDEAVAALAAVPAAVPVAGGTDLMAAVNSGQLRPAALVGLGRISEIRGWQYQDGHALLGAGLTHARMGRPDFAALIPALAAAARAAGPPQIRNAGTLGGNIASAAPTGDALPVLAALEATLIIAGRDGARREIPVSHLLAGVDMLRGGELIGFVRVPLLHAPQVFLKATGRTGPGRAAASVALVLDPARRGVRCAVGAIAPMPLRPLDAEHWVARLIDWDNGRTIVPEALSAFGEYVAAACIPDPAPEPDGSVPQLPPAVLHLRRTVAALARRALGRALS